CCGTACGGATTGCGCGAAGCACGAGAGACGGATCGAGTCGTGCATAATCGTGCACAAGGATGTTTCTGAAGCCAACCATCCGTCCAAGAGAATCGGCCAGCGGGCGAGCGAGTACGCCGGCCTCGGCCAGGATGTCGAATGTTGCGGCTCCTGTATCAGGTACACGCAGTTGTCTGTCGGCCACAATGTGGTCAGCGACATCCATACAGACCTCGATGACGAGATGAAGCGTGCGCTCGACGATGCGTTGCGTCTTCCAGTCGGCGCGGTAAGCATCCAGCTCGACCTCGCGATAAGAGCGCAATTGCTCCAAGTACAAGTCGATATCCGCGATTTTTCGCAGGATCAGATCGCGAT
This portion of the Luteitalea sp. genome encodes:
- a CDS encoding DUF86 domain-containing protein — encoded protein: MNRESLACFRTSAFVSIDFSRLGTGMVDRDLILRKIADIDLYLEQLRSYREVELDAYRADWKTQRIVERTLHLVIEVCMDVADHIVADRQLRVPDTGAATFDILAEAGVLARPLADSLGRMVGFRNILVHDYARLDPSLVLRAIRTDVRDVQEFRDAILNTVG